DNA sequence from the Bacteroidales bacterium genome:
ACTAATTTTACAATATCATGAATATAAGCATCAATAGAATTGATTGAAAGCGACTTTTCCAGTTTCAGATACGACTCAAATCCTTTTATGTAACTATTCCAATTCATATTTTCTTTTCTCTGCGTCTTTGCGGTTATTTTTTTCTCGCCAAGACGCAGAGACGCAAAGATTTTTTACTAAATTAATAATAAATTTTAAATTTGTTAAATTATAGTTATGATTTTTGTATGCGAAAACTAAAGAATGAAGAGCTTAACCGCAAGTCAGTTGAAGAATTTAAAAATTCCGTGAAAATTCCTGTAATTATTATTTTGGACAATGTTAGAAGCATGAATAATGTTGGTTCGATTTTTCGCACTTCCGATGCTTTTCTTGTTGAAGCAATTTATTTGTGCGGAATTACAGGACAACCGCCAAATAAGGAAATTCATAAAACAGCACTTGGTGCAACCGAATCGGTTGGATGGAAATATTTCATAAATGCAGTTGATGCAATCAGTGAATTGAAAAAAAATAATTATAAAATTATTGCAATTGAACAAGCCGAAAACAGTGTTTTTCTGAATAATTTTAAAG
Encoded proteins:
- a CDS encoding RNA methyltransferase, which codes for MRKLKNEELNRKSVEEFKNSVKIPVIIILDNVRSMNNVGSIFRTSDAFLVEAIYLCGITGQPPNKEIHKTALGATESVGWKYFINAVDAISELKKNNYKIIAIEQAENSVFLNNFKADENKKYAFIFGNEINGVSDEVMETVDECIEIPQFGTKHSFNIVVSVGIVLWEFCKIATNTRIKI